CATCACCGCCGTCAATCACAACTCGTATCTGGACCCGCTCTCCTACGCGCACTTCCAGTACAACACCGGCCGGGTGCCCCGATTGCTCGCGAAGGCCGCCCTCTTCAAGGTACCGATTGTCGGTTCGATCCTGCGCGGATCCGGACAGATCCCCGTCTACCGGGAGACCACGAACGCCCTGGACGCATTCCGGGCGGCCGTGGACGCCATCGAACGCGGCGAATGCGTGGCCTTTTACCCGGAGGGCACCCTCACCCGCGATCCCGATCAGTGGCCCATGGCCGGCAAGACCGGCGCCGCCCGGGTGGCCCTGCTGACGAAGGCCCCGGTCATCCCGGTGGCCCAGTGGGGCGCGAACCTCGCGGTGCCGCCGTACGCCAAGGAGAACAAGGTCCGGCTCTTCCCGCGCAAGACCCTCCAGGTGCTCGCCGGACCGCCCGTGGACCTCTCCGGGTTCTACGGCCGGGAACCCACGCCGGACGTCCTCAAGGCGGTCACCGAAGTCATCATGGCGGCCATCACGGAGCTGCTGGAGGAACTGCGCGGAGAGACCGCTCCCGCGCAGCCGTACGACCACCGCAAGGCCAGGGTGGAACAGCGGCGCAAAGCCGCGGGGGAGGGCAACAAGTGACGCGTACCGTCAAGGCGGCCGTGTTCGGGACCGGCTCGTGGGGCACGGCCTTCGGCATGGTGCTCGCCGACGCGGGCTGCGAGGTGGTCCTGTGGGGCCGCCGCGCCGAAGTGGTCGACGCCATCAACACCGGCCGCTCCAACCCGGACTACTTCCCCGGGGTCGAGCTGCCCGAGAACATGCGCGCCACCACCGACGCGGCCGAGGCCGCCCGGGGCGCCGACTTCGTCGTCCTCGCGATCCCCTCGCAGACCCTGCGCGGCAACCTCGCCGCATGGGCCCCGCTGCTCCCCGCCGACAGCGTGCTCGTCTCCCTGATGAAGGGCATCGAACTCGGCAGCGCCAAGCGGATGAGCGAGGTCATCGAAGAGGTCGCGAAGGTCCCCTCCGCACGCGTCGCCGTGGTCACCGGCCCCAACCTGGCCCGCGAGATCGCCGCCCGCCAGCCCGCCGCCGCCGTGGTCGCCTGCGTCGACGAGGGCGTCGCCCAGCGGCTCCAGGCCGCCTGCCACACCCCGTACTTCCGCCCGTACACCAGCACCGACGTCATCGGCTGCGAGCTGGGCGGCGCCGTCAAGAACGTCATCGGGCTCGCGGTGGGCATCGCCGACGGCATGGGCCTCGGCGACAACACCAAGGGGTCCCTGATCACCCGCGGCCTCGCCGAAGCGACCCGGCTGGGCCTGGCGATGGGCGCCGACCCGCTCACCTTCTCCGGCCTCGCGGGCCTCGGCGACCTGGTCGCCACCTGCTCCTCGCCGCTCTCCCGGAACCACACCTTCGGCACCAACCTCGGCCGCGGGATGACCCTGGAGGAGACCATCGCGGTCACCAAGCAGACCGCGGAGGGGGTCAAGTCCTGCGAGTCGGTGGCCGATCTGGCCCGCCGCCACGGAGTGGACATGCCCATCACGGACACCGTGGTCGACATCGTCCATCACGGCAAGCCGCCCATGGTCGCGCTGAAGGAACTCATGGGCCGCAGTGCCAAACCGGAACGCCGCTGACTCCGTTCCGGTACGCGGACCGGGTACCCTCGGACCGATATGAGCAGCCAGAACCTCCCCCAGAGCCCTGACCAGCAGGGTCGCAAGCCGCGCGTGGCCGTCGTGTTCGGCGGCCGCAGCTCCGAACACGCCATCTCGGTCGTCACGGCGGGCGCGGTTCTGCGCTCCATCGACCGGTCCAAGTACGAGGTGCTGCCCATCGGCATCACCACGGACGGCCGGTGGGCCCTGACGGCCGACGCACCGGAGCGGATGGCCATCACCGACCGCAAGCTCCCCAGCGTCGAGGAGCTGTCCGACTCCGCCGAGGGCGCCGTGGTGCTCCCGGTCGACCCGGCCAGCCGCGAGGTCGTCTACACCGAACCCGGCGCCGTGCCCAAGGCGCTGGGCGAGGTCGACGTCGTCTTCCCCGTCCTGCACGGCCCCTACGGCGAGGACGGCACCCTCCAGGGCCTCCTCGAACTGTCCGGCATCCCGTACGTCGGCTCGGGCGTCCTCGCCTCGGCCGTCGGCCAGGACAAGGACTACATGAAGCGGGTGTTCACCTCCTTCGGGCTGCCGGTCGGCCCGTACGTGACCATCCGTCCCCGGGAGTGGGAGCGCGACGAGAGCGCCGCCCGCGCGAAGATCGTGGCCTTCGCCGCCGAACACGGCTGGCCGCTCTTCGTCAAGCCCGCCCGCGCCGGGTCCTCCATCGGCATCACCAAGGTCGACGACCCGTCCGGCCTGGACGACGCCCTCAAGGAAGCCCAGCGGCACGACCCGAAGGTCATCGTGGAAGCGCTGCTGCGCGGCCGCGAGATCGAGTGCGGCGTGCTGGAGTTCGAGGACGGCCCGCGCGCGAGCGTGCCCGCCGAGATCCCGCCGGTCTCCAGCCACGACTTCTACGACTTCGAGGCGAAGTACATCGACTCCGCCTCCGGTCTGGTCCCCGCTCCGCTGACCCCGGAGCAGACCGCCGAGGTCCAGCGGCTCGCCGTCGAGGCCTTCGAGGCCGCGTCCTGCGAGGGCCTGGTGCGCGCCGACTTCTTCCTCACCGAGGACGGCACCTTCGTCATCAACGAGATCAACACGATGCCGGGGTTCACCCCCATCTCCATGTACCCGCGGATGTGGCAGGAGACCGGCATCGAGTACCCGGAGCTGGTGGACCGCCTGATCCAGGCGGCCCTGCGCCGCTCCACCGGCCTGCGCTAGCAGGACCGCACGTACGAGAGACCGCCCGCCGGGTCATGATCCGGCGGGCGGTTCTCGGTAAAAGGCCCAGTGGGTAAAAGGCTCAGTGGGCAAAAGGCTCAGTAGGAGGAGATGCCCTCGGGCACCGACTTCTTCACGGCGGCCGACAGCGGCACCAGGAAACCGGTGTCCGTGGCGTGCTCCTTGTCCACCGTGACCTCGGTGTACGCGAGCCGCAGCCCGGTGGTGAAGCGGAAACCGCCACCGTCGAGCGGCTCCAGGAGCCACCCCACACCGTTGACCTCGACGCCGTCCTGCTTCGGATCCGACATCGTGGGGGGCTTGGGGATACCGCACCGCAGTACGATCGCCGAGCCGCCCCACGCGGCGGTCAGGTCGGACGGCGGTTCGGCAGCGGAACGCTTCAGGCCGGCCACCGTGTCCGGAAGCTCCTTGTGCAGCGTGGCACAGAGCCCCGCGACATCGGCGGGCGGCGCGGGCGGGGGAGCCACCCGGGCCCCGGCGGTACCCGGGGAGCAGCCCGCGAGGACTGCCACGGCGAGTACGGCCATCGGGGCGGGCAGTGCCAGCAGACGGACGGGCCGGCGGTGGAGGGACATCACCGGCCAAGAGTAGACGGGGGCTACAAATGGACGACCGGGCAGGTCAAGGTGCGGGTGATGCCCTCCACCTGCTGGACCTTCGCGACCACCATGCGGCCGAGATCGTCCACGGTGTCGGCCTGGGCGCGCACGATCACGTCGTACGGCCCCGTCACGTCTTCGGCCTGGATCACCCCCTGGATCCGGCCGATCGATTCGGCCACCACCGATGCCTTGCCCACCTCGGTCTGGATGAGGATGTACGCCTGTACCACGGAACCTCCAGAGCGGCCGCGAGGATCATTTCCCCTAATCTTCGGGTGGGATGTCCCGGCCCCGGGGAGAAAGGGACGCCACGGTACCGCGTCGCCGAGCGTCACGGGGAGACCCGCGGGCCCGGTGCCACGCGCAGCGGGGCGTACGGGGAGCAGAAGTTGACGTATCTGTTGACGGTACCCAGAGCTGAGACGGCTCGCGACCGCAAGCGGACTGGGCCAGAAGGAGCACAGCGATGAAGGGCACTGTCGGCGAGCTGGGGGAGTTCGGGCTCATCAAGGAGCTGACCTCACGGCTGACCACCACCCCGGCGGTCCGGCTCGGGCCCGGTGACGACGCGGCCGTCGTGTCCGCGCCCGACCGGCGCGTCGTGGCCAGCACGGACATCCTGCTGGAGGGACGGCACTTCCGGCGCGACTGGTCCACCGCCTACGACGTCGGACGCAAGGCCGCCGCCCAGAACCTGGCCGACATCGCCGCCATGGGCGCGGTGCCGACGGCGCTGCTGCTCGGCCTCGTCGTACCGGCCGAGCTGCCGGTCACCTGGCCGACCGAGCTGATGGACGGGCTGCGCGACGAATGCCAGGTCGCGGGCGCGGCCGTGGTCGGCGGGGACGTCGTCCGCGGGGACATCATCACGGTGGCCATCACCGCCCTCGGCGACCTGCGCAACCACGACCCGGTCCTGCGCTCCGGCGCCCGGCCCGGCGACGTCGTCGCCGTCACCGGCTGGCTCGGCTGGTCGGCGGCCGGCTTCGCGGTGCTCTCCCGGGGGTTCCGCTCCCCGCGGGCCTTCGTCGAGGCGCACCGGCGCCCGGAACCGCCGTACCACGCGGGCCCCGCGGCCGCCGGACTCGGCGCCACCGCCATGACGGACGTCAGCGACGGCCTGGTCGCCGACCTCGGGCACATCGCCGAGGCCAGCAAGGTCCGCATCGACCTGCGCTCGGCCGCCGTCGACATCCCGACCCAGATGCACGACATCGGGCAGGCCGTCGGCGTCGACCCGCTCCAGTGGGTGCTCACCGGAGGAGAGGACCACGCGATCGTGGCGACCTTCCCGCCCGACGTGAAGCTCCCGGCCCGCTGGAAGGTCATCGGCGAGGTGCTCAACCGGTCCGCGCTGCCCCAGGTGACCGTGGACGGCGCGCCCTGGACCAGCACCGGCGGCTGGGACCACTTCGGCGCCGACCCCGCGCAGGAACCCCCGCGATGAGCGGTGCGCCACCGCTGTGCCTGACCGTCGCCGGATCCGATTCCGGCGGCGGGGCGGGCATCCAGGGCGACCTCAAGACCATGATGGCGCTCGGGGTGCACGGGATGAGCGTGATCACCGCCGTGACCGCCCAGAACTCCCTCGGGGTGCGCGGGGTGTGGGAACTGCCCGCGGAGGCCGTGACGGCCCAGTACCGGGCCGTGGTGGACGACATCGGGGTCGGGGCGGTCAAGACCGGCATGCTCTCCTCCGCGGTCCTGGTGGAGACGGTGGCCGCGCTGCTGGCGGACACCGCGGCCCCGGCCGTGGTGGACCCGGTCGGGGTCTCCAAGCACGGGGACGCGCTGCTCGCTGCGTCCGCGCTGGCGGCCGTACGGGAGCTGCTGCTGCCGGTGGCCACCGTGGCCACCCCGAACCTCGACGAGGTGGCGCAGCTCACGGGCGTCCGGGTGGAGAGCGAGGACGACATGCGGCGGGCCGCCGACGCGGTGCTGGGGTACGGGCCGCGCTGGGTCCTGGTCAAGGGCGGCCACCTCGCGGCCGACCGCGAGGCGGTGGACCTGCTGAGCGACGGTGCCACGGAGCTGTGGCTGCGGGCCCCCCGGCACGGCAACCGGCACACGCACGGCACCGGCTGCACCCTGGCGAGCGCGATCGCCGCGGGCCTGGCCAAGGGCCTGGACGTCCCGGCGGCGGTCACCGCGGCCAAGGAGTACGTCACGGGCGCGATCGCGGGCGGCTTCCCCCTCGGCGCGGGCATCGGCCCGGTGGACCACGCCTGGCGCTCGCGGTAGGGGCGGCCGGTAACGACGTACGGCCGCCCCGGAAGCGAATCCGGGGCGGCCGTACGTACGCGGTGCGGGAAAGGCAAAAGTCCGGTCCACCGAGGTGGACCGGACTTTTTGGCAACCGGAAGGGCTGCGCTTACGACGACGGAAGGCGTCAGCGCGAGACCTTGCCGGCCTTGATGCACGAGGTGCAGGCGTTGAGGCGCTTCGGCGTCCCATTGACCACGGCACGGACGCGCTGGATGTTCGGGTTCCAGCGACGCGAGGTGCGGCGGTGCGAGTGGGAGATGCTGTTGCCGAAGCTCGGCCCCTTGGCGCAAACGTCGCAGTTGGCAGCCACAGGTCACTCCAAAGACTTCAGATGCAATTACAGTGAAACCGGCGCACCGGAATCAGAGATCTGAAGTGGTTTGCCGGGGGAATGGCCCGACTCTCATCGGGCAACCGGAGCAGCATACAACGACTGCGTCCGTCCAAGAAAACTACCATGGCCGCCACGGGCCCCGCCCCGGGTGCTCCCCGGGTCCGCCCCGGAACAGGGGCGGTCCTTGGTTACCCTGCGGTGAACCCTCGCCCGCCCAAGGAGGAACACCCGGTGCCGCACGAGCCGCTCACCCTGGACGCCGACGCGGTGCGCACCTGGAGCTCCCTGACCCTGACCGCACTGGGCCGGGCCCGCGAGGACATCGACGCGATCAACGTCTATCCGGTCGCCGACGCCGACACCGGGACCAACCTCTACCTGACCGCCTGCTCGGCCGCGCGCGAGCTGGAGGCCGCCTTCGGGAACACCGGGGATGTGAGCGAGGGCACAGCGCCGGCCGCCGGTTCCGACGAGAGTTCCGATGCCGACGCGACCTCGCTGGCCGTGGCCGTACGGGCCTACGCCCACGGCGCCCTCATAGGCGCCCGGGGGAACTCCGGGACGATCTTCGCGCAGCTGCTGCGCGGGGTGGCCGACGT
This is a stretch of genomic DNA from Streptomyces sp. NBC_00536. It encodes these proteins:
- a CDS encoding lysophospholipid acyltransferase family protein, giving the protein MSRRRIGFWYRLAAVIAKPPLVVLFKRDWQGMEHIPAEGGFITAVNHNSYLDPLSYAHFQYNTGRVPRLLAKAALFKVPIVGSILRGSGQIPVYRETTNALDAFRAAVDAIERGECVAFYPEGTLTRDPDQWPMAGKTGAARVALLTKAPVIPVAQWGANLAVPPYAKENKVRLFPRKTLQVLAGPPVDLSGFYGREPTPDVLKAVTEVIMAAITELLEELRGETAPAQPYDHRKARVEQRRKAAGEGNK
- a CDS encoding NAD(P)H-dependent glycerol-3-phosphate dehydrogenase codes for the protein MTRTVKAAVFGTGSWGTAFGMVLADAGCEVVLWGRRAEVVDAINTGRSNPDYFPGVELPENMRATTDAAEAARGADFVVLAIPSQTLRGNLAAWAPLLPADSVLVSLMKGIELGSAKRMSEVIEEVAKVPSARVAVVTGPNLAREIAARQPAAAVVACVDEGVAQRLQAACHTPYFRPYTSTDVIGCELGGAVKNVIGLAVGIADGMGLGDNTKGSLITRGLAEATRLGLAMGADPLTFSGLAGLGDLVATCSSPLSRNHTFGTNLGRGMTLEETIAVTKQTAEGVKSCESVADLARRHGVDMPITDTVVDIVHHGKPPMVALKELMGRSAKPERR
- a CDS encoding D-alanine--D-alanine ligase family protein, whose amino-acid sequence is MSSQNLPQSPDQQGRKPRVAVVFGGRSSEHAISVVTAGAVLRSIDRSKYEVLPIGITTDGRWALTADAPERMAITDRKLPSVEELSDSAEGAVVLPVDPASREVVYTEPGAVPKALGEVDVVFPVLHGPYGEDGTLQGLLELSGIPYVGSGVLASAVGQDKDYMKRVFTSFGLPVGPYVTIRPREWERDESAARAKIVAFAAEHGWPLFVKPARAGSSIGITKVDDPSGLDDALKEAQRHDPKVIVEALLRGREIECGVLEFEDGPRASVPAEIPPVSSHDFYDFEAKYIDSASGLVPAPLTPEQTAEVQRLAVEAFEAASCEGLVRADFFLTEDGTFVINEINTMPGFTPISMYPRMWQETGIEYPELVDRLIQAALRRSTGLR
- a CDS encoding DUF3515 domain-containing protein gives rise to the protein MSLHRRPVRLLALPAPMAVLAVAVLAGCSPGTAGARVAPPPAPPADVAGLCATLHKELPDTVAGLKRSAAEPPSDLTAAWGGSAIVLRCGIPKPPTMSDPKQDGVEVNGVGWLLEPLDGGGFRFTTGLRLAYTEVTVDKEHATDTGFLVPLSAAVKKSVPEGISSY
- a CDS encoding Lrp/AsnC ligand binding domain-containing protein, whose product is MVQAYILIQTEVGKASVVAESIGRIQGVIQAEDVTGPYDVIVRAQADTVDDLGRMVVAKVQQVEGITRTLTCPVVHL
- a CDS encoding thiamine-phosphate kinase, with amino-acid sequence MKGTVGELGEFGLIKELTSRLTTTPAVRLGPGDDAAVVSAPDRRVVASTDILLEGRHFRRDWSTAYDVGRKAAAQNLADIAAMGAVPTALLLGLVVPAELPVTWPTELMDGLRDECQVAGAAVVGGDVVRGDIITVAITALGDLRNHDPVLRSGARPGDVVAVTGWLGWSAAGFAVLSRGFRSPRAFVEAHRRPEPPYHAGPAAAGLGATAMTDVSDGLVADLGHIAEASKVRIDLRSAAVDIPTQMHDIGQAVGVDPLQWVLTGGEDHAIVATFPPDVKLPARWKVIGEVLNRSALPQVTVDGAPWTSTGGWDHFGADPAQEPPR
- the thiD gene encoding bifunctional hydroxymethylpyrimidine kinase/phosphomethylpyrimidine kinase, with translation MSGAPPLCLTVAGSDSGGGAGIQGDLKTMMALGVHGMSVITAVTAQNSLGVRGVWELPAEAVTAQYRAVVDDIGVGAVKTGMLSSAVLVETVAALLADTAAPAVVDPVGVSKHGDALLAASALAAVRELLLPVATVATPNLDEVAQLTGVRVESEDDMRRAADAVLGYGPRWVLVKGGHLAADREAVDLLSDGATELWLRAPRHGNRHTHGTGCTLASAIAAGLAKGLDVPAAVTAAKEYVTGAIAGGFPLGAGIGPVDHAWRSR
- the rpmB gene encoding 50S ribosomal protein L28 is translated as MAANCDVCAKGPSFGNSISHSHRRTSRRWNPNIQRVRAVVNGTPKRLNACTSCIKAGKVSR